CCAAGCTGCATTTCTTCATCAGAGTAGGGTCCCTTCATCTCATCTAGAAGAGATTGGCGATCCTCTAACAGCTGTTCGATTTGTTCAATAACATCATCACGTTTTTCCGAATCGGTTTCTTCCTGTTGAAGAAGCTGATGTAGCTTCGATGTTACCTCATAAACCTGCTTAACAATGCTCATTAGATTGAACCTGTATTTCCATACTGTCGTTGACGGTTCTTTTGGATAACTTCCTTCCATGTGTCGCGGAATTCTGTCACGAAGCCTTCTACTTCATCTAAGATGGCAGTATCGTTTTTGATGTTAGCATCAATTAGACGGCGGTTGATATAGTCATACATAGGAAGCAACTGCTTTGAAATCTCTGCTTCCATGTTTAACGTAACCATAAGTTCTTGAATAATTTTTTGTGCTTTTTGGATGTTGGTGTTCTTTAATTCAATATTTTTATCTTCAATGCCTTTTTTCGCGATATGGATAAATTTAAGGCATCCGTTATATAACATTAATGTTAACTCACCCGGTGTAGCGGTGTTAACAGAGTTTTGTTGATAGGATTGATAAGGATTTGGTACAGCCATTTTTTAACACTCCTTTTCACTAGTAATTACATTCCGCCACTAAATGAATTCAGCAACATCGCTGACTGTTGATTAGATCGTTGCACTGCTTTTTCCATTGCAGTAAATTGTCTCCAATACCTATTTTCTTTTGTTGTAAGACGTTCTTCAAAACGGCCAATTTGATTATCTATGGATGACATATTACGACCAATTGTATATTGTT
The sequence above is drawn from the Bacillus sp. BGMRC 2118 genome and encodes:
- the fliS gene encoding flagellar export chaperone FliS, whose product is MAVPNPYQSYQQNSVNTATPGELTLMLYNGCLKFIHIAKKGIEDKNIELKNTNIQKAQKIIQELMVTLNMEAEISKQLLPMYDYINRRLIDANIKNDTAILDEVEGFVTEFRDTWKEVIQKNRQRQYGNTGSI